Proteins from a single region of Macaca fascicularis isolate 582-1 chromosome 5, T2T-MFA8v1.1:
- the LOC135964353 gene encoding protein FRG2-like-2 isoform X1, which produces MGKGNEDPDLHCSSMQHPTDQPPSPQIFAERGPDEKKPFKGKGKTASSHSREKHIQRQAGLEPNPNKEENSEETNLKAGNSTAGSEPESSSYRENCRKRKISSKDSCQDRAGNCPEEECSLPLKKKSRSSTAVHNSEIQETCDGHHGGHSRARTGRSQRHTSRALGVQTPSLRKSLVTSVRAMSEAIYQDLAQVWAQQIRSPLTWEQLTLLTQLWGPLCAQVQTLYSMSTQAAYVFPAEGWLVPATLPGPGDSALDREAHPWAGDN; this is translated from the exons ATGGGAAAGGGAAATGAAGACCCGGATCTCCACTGCTCCTCCATGCAGCACCCCACTGACCAGCCCCCTTCCCCACAGATCTTTGCAGAAAGGGGCCCAGATGAGAAGAAACCATTCAAAGGAAAAGGCAAGACGGCCTCCTCCCATTCCCGTGAGAAGCACATACAAAGGCAAG CAGGATTGGAGCCCAATCCAAACAAGGAGGAGAATTCTGAGGAAACCAACCTCAAGGCTGGGAACAGCACTGCTGGATCCG AACCAGAGTCCAGCTCATACCGGGAAaactgcaggaaaagaaaaatcagttccAAGGACAGCTGCCAAGACAGAGCAG GGAATTGTCCAGAAGAAGAGTGCAGCTTGCcgctgaaaaaaaaatcaagatcctCCACTGCTGTGCACAACAGTGAAATCCAGGAGACTTGTGATGGCCACCATGGGGGACATTCCAGGGCTCGCACTGGGCGCAGCCAGCGGCACACGTCTCGGGCCCTAGGAGTCCAAACACCGTCACTTCGAAAAAGCTTAGTGACCTCTGTGCGAGCTATGTCGGAGGCTATTTATCAAGACCTAGCCCAGGTGTGGGCACAGCAGATCCGTTCTCCACTGACCTGGGAGCAGCTCACACTGCTCACTCAGCTCTGGGGGCCTCTGTGTGCCCAGGTGCAGACCTTGTATTCCATGTCCACCCAGGCAGCTTATGTCTTCCCTGCTGAGGGCTGGCTTGTCCCAGCCACACTGCCTGGTCCTGGGGATTCAGCCCTGGATAGAGAAGCCCATCCCTGGGCAGGAGATAACTGA
- the LOC135964353 gene encoding protein FRG2-like isoform X2 — protein MGKGNEDPDLHCSSMQHPTDQPPSPQIFAERGPDEKKPFKGKGKTASSHSREKHIQRQGLEPNPNKEENSEETNLKAGNSTAGSEPESSSYRENCRKRKISSKDSCQDRAGNCPEEECSLPLKKKSRSSTAVHNSEIQETCDGHHGGHSRARTGRSQRHTSRALGVQTPSLRKSLVTSVRAMSEAIYQDLAQVWAQQIRSPLTWEQLTLLTQLWGPLCAQVQTLYSMSTQAAYVFPAEGWLVPATLPGPGDSALDREAHPWAGDN, from the exons ATGGGAAAGGGAAATGAAGACCCGGATCTCCACTGCTCCTCCATGCAGCACCCCACTGACCAGCCCCCTTCCCCACAGATCTTTGCAGAAAGGGGCCCAGATGAGAAGAAACCATTCAAAGGAAAAGGCAAGACGGCCTCCTCCCATTCCCGTGAGAAGCACATACAAAGGCAAG GATTGGAGCCCAATCCAAACAAGGAGGAGAATTCTGAGGAAACCAACCTCAAGGCTGGGAACAGCACTGCTGGATCCG AACCAGAGTCCAGCTCATACCGGGAAaactgcaggaaaagaaaaatcagttccAAGGACAGCTGCCAAGACAGAGCAG GGAATTGTCCAGAAGAAGAGTGCAGCTTGCcgctgaaaaaaaaatcaagatcctCCACTGCTGTGCACAACAGTGAAATCCAGGAGACTTGTGATGGCCACCATGGGGGACATTCCAGGGCTCGCACTGGGCGCAGCCAGCGGCACACGTCTCGGGCCCTAGGAGTCCAAACACCGTCACTTCGAAAAAGCTTAGTGACCTCTGTGCGAGCTATGTCGGAGGCTATTTATCAAGACCTAGCCCAGGTGTGGGCACAGCAGATCCGTTCTCCACTGACCTGGGAGCAGCTCACACTGCTCACTCAGCTCTGGGGGCCTCTGTGTGCCCAGGTGCAGACCTTGTATTCCATGTCCACCCAGGCAGCTTATGTCTTCCCTGCTGAGGGCTGGCTTGTCCCAGCCACACTGCCTGGTCCTGGGGATTCAGCCCTGGATAGAGAAGCCCATCCCTGGGCAGGAGATAACTGA